One genomic segment of Rivularia sp. PCC 7116 includes these proteins:
- a CDS encoding mercuric reductase produces the protein MSNSAFERVVIPPMDEHNQRLIANLHPNDWKNPEPVDCYDLVVIGAGAGGLVTSAGAAGLNVGLKVALIEKHLMGGDCTNVGCVPSKSLIRSARVVGEMWNAKEYGVVVPQEVEVDFPAVMERMRRIRADISPIDSVERFSNIGMDVFLGTASFISGDTIEVAGKKLKFKKAVIATGARATQLDIPGMKEAGYLTNETVFSLTQLPRRLAIIGGGPIGCELAQSFNRFGSEVTILHRGSHILNKEDSDAAEIVQKVFQKEKVGLILSSQIERVESTSEGKKIYYTSNGTKGSIVVDEILVGAGRTPNVEGLNLETVGVEYDSKGVTVNDNLVTTNPKIFAVGDICLSQKFTHMADATARIVIQNALFAPFGLGRKKLSDLVIPWVTFTDPEIAHVGMYENEAREKGLEVNTIKIDYEDVDRAITDGETEGFVKVHLKQGTDQILGATIVSSHAGESISEVTTAIVNGIGMNKLSGVIHPYPTQAEGIKKAADAYKRTKLTDGTRKLLGFLNKFS, from the coding sequence ATGTCTAATTCAGCGTTTGAAAGAGTAGTTATTCCTCCGATGGATGAACACAATCAAAGATTGATTGCGAACTTACATCCTAATGATTGGAAAAATCCCGAACCTGTTGACTGTTACGATTTGGTTGTAATTGGTGCAGGTGCAGGAGGTTTAGTAACTTCTGCGGGTGCGGCTGGTTTGAATGTAGGTTTGAAAGTAGCTTTGATTGAAAAGCATTTGATGGGTGGGGATTGTACTAATGTTGGTTGCGTTCCTTCAAAAAGTTTGATTCGCTCTGCTCGCGTTGTCGGTGAAATGTGGAATGCGAAGGAGTACGGAGTTGTTGTTCCTCAAGAGGTAGAAGTCGATTTTCCCGCAGTTATGGAACGGATGCGGCGAATCAGAGCGGATATCAGCCCCATTGATTCGGTTGAGCGCTTTAGCAATATTGGTATGGATGTATTTTTGGGTACGGCAAGTTTTATTAGTGGGGATACGATTGAAGTTGCTGGTAAAAAACTTAAGTTTAAAAAAGCTGTAATCGCTACGGGAGCGAGAGCAACACAACTGGATATTCCCGGTATGAAAGAAGCCGGATATCTTACCAATGAAACTGTATTTAGCCTAACTCAATTACCGCGACGTTTGGCAATAATTGGTGGTGGTCCCATCGGTTGTGAATTAGCTCAATCTTTCAACCGTTTTGGTAGTGAAGTAACAATTCTGCATCGCGGTTCTCATATTTTAAATAAAGAGGATAGCGACGCTGCGGAAATTGTCCAAAAGGTATTTCAAAAAGAAAAAGTCGGCTTAATTTTAAGTTCTCAAATAGAACGAGTTGAAAGCACTTCGGAAGGTAAAAAAATTTACTACACCAGCAATGGCACAAAAGGTTCTATTGTTGTAGATGAAATTTTAGTCGGTGCGGGAAGAACCCCAAATGTAGAAGGCTTAAATTTAGAAACTGTTGGCGTTGAATATGACAGTAAAGGGGTAACAGTTAACGATAACTTGGTAACAACAAATCCTAAGATTTTTGCAGTGGGAGATATTTGCTTAAGCCAGAAATTTACTCACATGGCAGATGCAACAGCAAGAATTGTAATTCAAAATGCTTTATTCGCTCCCTTCGGTTTGGGACGTAAAAAACTCAGCGATTTAGTTATACCTTGGGTAACATTTACCGATCCAGAAATTGCTCACGTAGGTATGTACGAAAACGAAGCGCGTGAGAAGGGTTTGGAAGTTAATACTATTAAGATAGATTATGAAGATGTAGATAGAGCAATTACCGACGGTGAAACCGAAGGCTTTGTTAAAGTTCACTTGAAACAAGGTACCGATCAAATTCTTGGTGCAACTATAGTGTCTTCTCACGCTGGTGAAAGTATTTCTGAGGTAACTACGGCAATTGTCAATGGAATTGGCATGAATAAATTAAGCGGTGTAATTCATCCTTATCCAACACAAGCAGAAGGAATTAAAAAAGCTGCTGATGCTTATAAGCGGACTAAGTTGACTGATGGGACAAGGAAGCTTTTAGGATTTTTGAATAAGTTTTCTTAA
- a CDS encoding TIGR04283 family arsenosugar biosynthesis glycosyltransferase, producing MIYKQTALQEKKCLLSVNGSQTIATAKISVIIPTLNESKNLKATLVSTQTSTNVEVIVVDGGSDDNTVDIAESLGVKVISGYKNRASQMNAGAKNAKGDILLFLHADTLLPANFDGMIRTAMQQPSTVAGAFALRINAANIGLRLVEWGVKWRSRLFKMPYGDQAIFITKDKFNYIGGFPELPIMEDFELIRQLQKTGNITLIPVSVITSPRRWLKKGILQTTLINQIVIIAYFLGVSPARIRRWYRGEKLIKH from the coding sequence ATGATTTACAAACAAACCGCTCTGCAAGAAAAAAAATGTTTGCTTTCTGTAAATGGGAGTCAAACCATAGCTACGGCAAAAATTTCGGTTATTATTCCTACTCTAAACGAATCGAAAAATCTCAAAGCTACCTTAGTTAGTACCCAAACAAGTACTAATGTAGAAGTTATTGTCGTTGATGGTGGCTCTGATGATAATACAGTTGATATTGCTGAGTCTCTAGGCGTGAAAGTTATTTCGGGTTATAAAAATCGCGCTAGTCAAATGAATGCAGGCGCAAAGAATGCAAAGGGTGATATCTTATTGTTTCTTCATGCCGATACTCTTTTACCAGCTAATTTCGACGGCATGATTCGTACTGCAATGCAACAACCATCAACCGTAGCGGGTGCCTTTGCTTTAAGAATTAATGCAGCAAATATAGGTTTACGATTAGTCGAATGGGGAGTAAAATGGCGTTCTAGATTATTTAAAATGCCTTACGGCGACCAAGCAATTTTTATCACAAAAGATAAATTTAATTACATTGGCGGTTTTCCTGAATTGCCTATTATGGAGGATTTTGAACTGATACGCCAACTTCAAAAAACAGGTAATATTACTTTAATTCCAGTATCAGTAATTACTTCACCCCGTCGCTGGTTGAAAAAAGGGATATTGCAAACAACTTTGATAAATCAAATTGTAATCATTGCTTATTTTCTGGGAGTTTCACCTGCAAGAATTCGCCGCTGGTATCGTGGAGAAAAACTAATAAAGCATTAA
- a CDS encoding sensor histidine kinase — MFLANYGLGKGIGFTPHLLLILVIRSCLVFDIKGRILIAALSWAFFIFTLNTNAPFKLPNKLRIENPEELTNIVFNLKITAGVLFTFILLFVMLLVNTVISERQSKQKLVLAHEQLRQYALRIENQATLQERSRIAREIHDSIGHSLTAQSIQLENALLFIDSNIEKAKSFLLQGKNMGANALKEVRFSVSALRSDPLKGKSLEFAIEDLFEEFKLKFQIKPKFYLPVNPILSPEINLTIYRIIQEALTNISKHSDADLVNIEIKTIDNSLYLSIQDNGVGFNPKQNTTGFGLQSMRDRAHALAGKFYLNSKPGEGCSIMMFLPFSGLD; from the coding sequence ATGTTTTTAGCTAATTATGGGCTTGGTAAAGGAATAGGATTTACGCCACATTTATTACTTATTTTAGTTATTCGTAGTTGTTTAGTTTTTGATATTAAAGGAAGAATCCTTATCGCAGCTCTATCCTGGGCATTTTTCATTTTTACATTAAATACCAATGCTCCTTTTAAGTTACCAAATAAACTAAGGATTGAAAATCCTGAAGAATTAACAAACATTGTTTTTAATTTAAAAATTACCGCAGGAGTATTATTTACGTTTATACTATTATTCGTAATGCTATTAGTAAATACAGTCATCTCCGAGCGTCAGAGCAAACAAAAATTAGTTTTAGCCCACGAACAACTCAGGCAATATGCTCTGAGAATTGAAAATCAAGCTACTCTACAAGAACGAAGCCGAATTGCAAGAGAAATTCATGATTCTATAGGACATTCCCTAACAGCGCAAAGTATTCAACTTGAAAACGCTTTACTATTTATTGACTCTAACATTGAGAAAGCAAAGAGTTTTCTATTGCAAGGTAAAAATATGGGTGCAAATGCTTTAAAAGAAGTTCGGTTTTCTGTATCGGCTTTGCGCTCCGATCCATTAAAAGGTAAAAGCTTAGAATTTGCTATTGAAGATTTATTTGAAGAGTTTAAATTAAAATTTCAAATTAAGCCAAAATTTTATTTACCAGTTAATCCAATTTTATCTCCAGAAATAAACTTGACTATTTACCGAATTATTCAAGAAGCATTAACTAATATTTCTAAACATAGTGATGCGGATTTAGTCAATATTGAAATTAAAACAATTGATAATTCTTTGTATCTGAGCATTCAGGATAATGGTGTTGGCTTCAACCCGAAGCAAAATACCACAGGTTTTGGACTTCAAAGTATGCGCGATCGCGCTCATGCGTTAGCAGGTAAATTTTATCTGAACAGCAAACCTGGAGAAGGTTGCAGTATAATGATGTTTCTTCCATTCTCAGGATTAGATTAA
- a CDS encoding response regulator transcription factor translates to MVRLLLVDDQEIIRQGIKSLLESQPDFEVVGEAENGKQAISQVEALHPDMVLMDVRMPIMDGIAATKAIIQQFSQVKILILTTFDDDEYISQGMQFGAKGYLLKDTPLEPLANAIRLVHAGHTHLGPGLFEKIITSTPEIVTKKKTNPPQELEELTPREKEVLHLISSGASNKEIAQQLFISERTVKNHVTSILTRLNLRDRTQAAIFANSFSQFLNN, encoded by the coding sequence ATGGTGCGTCTGTTATTAGTAGATGACCAAGAAATTATTCGTCAAGGTATCAAAAGCTTGCTGGAATCTCAACCCGATTTTGAAGTAGTTGGAGAAGCAGAAAACGGTAAGCAAGCAATATCTCAAGTCGAAGCTTTGCATCCAGATATGGTATTAATGGATGTAAGAATGCCAATAATGGATGGTATTGCAGCAACAAAAGCAATTATTCAACAATTTTCGCAAGTTAAAATATTAATTTTAACGACTTTTGATGATGACGAATATATTTCTCAAGGAATGCAATTCGGCGCAAAAGGTTATTTACTCAAAGATACACCATTAGAACCATTAGCAAATGCAATTCGTTTAGTACATGCAGGACATACCCATTTAGGACCTGGTTTATTCGAGAAAATTATCACTTCTACACCCGAAATAGTAACCAAAAAAAAGACTAATCCACCTCAAGAGTTAGAAGAACTTACCCCCAGAGAAAAAGAAGTTTTACATTTAATTTCTAGCGGTGCGAGTAATAAAGAAATCGCTCAACAATTATTTATCTCGGAAAGAACCGTTAAAAATCACGTTACCAGCATTTTAACTAGGTTAAACCTCAGAGATAGAACTCAAGCAGCTATTTTTGCTAATTCATTTAGTCAGTTTTTAAATAATTAA
- a CDS encoding TVP38/TMEM64 family protein, whose amino-acid sequence MKNQYKRFLKPVSIGCLIAFLIIVGNHFNLQGHFHQSLLWVDSLGWLAPVAFIVIYNIATLLFIPGSLLTLKGGCLFGLLWGSIYVLIAATIGATFAFLVGRYISRDWVCKQIGNKPKFKAIDKAVAKNGFKIVFLTRLSPIFPFNLLNYAFGVTQVSLKDYILGSIGMIPGTVMYVYMGSIIGHIAINNPSIPKSQEAQYIQLLLQGFGFIATIFVTIYVAKVAKKALKESMN is encoded by the coding sequence ATGAAAAACCAGTATAAACGCTTTCTTAAACCGGTATCGATAGGTTGCTTAATTGCATTCCTAATCATTGTTGGTAATCATTTTAATTTACAAGGACATTTTCATCAATCTCTATTGTGGGTTGATAGTCTCGGTTGGTTAGCACCGGTTGCATTTATAGTCATCTATAACATTGCAACATTGCTATTTATTCCGGGTTCCTTGTTAACTTTAAAAGGAGGTTGTTTGTTTGGTTTACTTTGGGGTTCAATATATGTATTAATTGCAGCAACTATAGGTGCAACATTTGCTTTTTTGGTGGGACGTTACATATCGCGGGATTGGGTATGTAAGCAAATAGGTAATAAGCCAAAATTTAAAGCCATAGATAAAGCAGTGGCGAAGAATGGATTTAAAATCGTTTTTTTAACTCGCTTATCTCCAATCTTTCCGTTTAATTTATTAAATTATGCTTTCGGAGTTACCCAAGTATCTCTAAAAGATTATATTCTCGGCTCTATTGGTATGATTCCTGGAACTGTAATGTATGTTTACATGGGTTCAATCATAGGTCATATCGCCATAAATAATCCATCAATTCCAAAAAGTCAGGAAGCACAATATATTCAGTTACTTTTACAAGGATTTGGATTTATAGCTACGATTTTTGTAACTATTTACGTTGCTAAAGTTGCTAAAAAAGCTTTAAAAGAAAGTATGAATTAA
- a CDS encoding Spy/CpxP family protein refolding chaperone — MKAQLISALIATTIIGATASISNAQIPSAPRVNIQMENGVPSIPGIEFSDEQKEKLKEVNQEARSRMSEILTSEQQDDLRAAVDAGTNPQEAIKTLNLSNKQKNNLEKVQKWQRKQVLGILDNEQKRKIMQMRQRQGRQVGSYRLNIR, encoded by the coding sequence ATGAAAGCACAATTAATCTCTGCATTAATTGCAACTACAATTATTGGTGCTACAGCAAGCATCTCTAACGCTCAAATTCCATCTGCGCCACGAGTCAATATACAAATGGAAAATGGTGTTCCAAGTATACCTGGTATCGAATTTAGTGACGAACAAAAAGAAAAACTCAAAGAAGTTAATCAAGAAGCTCGCAGTCGTATGAGTGAAATTCTCACATCAGAGCAGCAAGATGATTTACGAGCTGCTGTAGATGCGGGAACAAATCCTCAAGAAGCTATAAAAACTTTAAACCTATCAAATAAGCAAAAGAACAATCTCGAAAAAGTCCAAAAATGGCAACGTAAGCAGGTATTAGGCATTTTAGACAACGAACAAAAACGGAAAATTATGCAAATGCGTCAAAGACAGGGAAGACAGGTAGGAAGCTATCGCTTAAATATCCGATAA
- a CDS encoding TVP38/TMEM64 family protein: protein MNKFSRLSLFAVATFGIVILLNTNPALAQETASNAQGFNPQLWLKNALEWINEQGTVGGIAFMLLYIVATVAFLPGSILTLGAGVVFGVFLGSVYVFIGATIGAIAAFLVGRYIARGWVSKKIAGNEKFAAVDDAVGREGLKIVLLTRLSPVFPFNLLNYAYGVTGVSLKDYILGTIGILPGTIMYVYLGSLAGNIATIGTGDQPSNPTVVWAIRIIGFIATVAVTLYVTKVARKALNESTSIGEQ from the coding sequence ATGAATAAGTTTTCTCGATTGAGTTTGTTTGCTGTAGCTACCTTTGGTATTGTAATCCTATTAAATACTAATCCAGCTTTGGCTCAGGAAACTGCTAGTAATGCACAAGGTTTTAATCCTCAATTATGGCTGAAAAATGCTTTGGAATGGATTAACGAGCAAGGCACGGTTGGTGGAATCGCCTTCATGTTACTTTACATCGTTGCTACCGTTGCTTTTTTACCAGGCTCGATTTTAACTTTGGGTGCGGGGGTAGTTTTTGGTGTATTTCTAGGTTCGGTGTACGTTTTTATTGGTGCAACAATTGGCGCGATCGCAGCATTTTTGGTTGGACGATATATTGCTAGGGGTTGGGTTTCTAAGAAAATCGCTGGAAATGAAAAATTTGCCGCAGTTGATGATGCTGTGGGCAGAGAAGGTTTAAAAATTGTGTTATTAACTAGACTTTCTCCAGTATTTCCTTTTAACTTATTAAACTACGCTTATGGCGTTACTGGAGTTTCTTTGAAAGACTATATTTTAGGAACTATCGGTATTCTTCCCGGAACTATCATGTATGTTTATTTGGGTTCTTTAGCTGGTAACATCGCCACAATTGGAACTGGAGATCAACCGAGCAATCCGACTGTCGTTTGGGCAATTCGTATCATCGGTTTTATCGCTACAGTTGCAGTTACCCTTTACGTTACTAAAGTAGCTAGAAAAGCTTTGAATGAATCAACAAGTATCGGTGAACAGTGA
- a CDS encoding efflux RND transporter periplasmic adaptor subunit translates to MSNLSISAPNVIKKLKNSLFIKLIIYFLLIGTGLTTFRFFVLIPAREARTQLPTQSPERQDLKITITANGKIEPERSINISPKNAGVIKSLLVEEGDTAKKGQIIAYMDDSNLQGQLTQAKAGVASAQASLEKLKAGNRPQEIAQVKAQLEEAQANLSKLIAGNRPQEIAQAEARLNRAQVTLNQTEAELNRYQQLFNSGAISRQNLSTYQTNRETALTQVKEAEQALNLLKIGSRQEDIQQARAKVKQLQESYNLIQAGTRTEDVNQALAQVNSARGSLQTILAQIDDTVIRAPFDGVITKIYSKPGSFVTPNTAGGVSSSSLNSSILSLTANNQLVANIAESNLAKISIEQKVNIKTDAYLSEVFIGKVSQIAAQATVEQNVTSFEVTAEIISSKKKLLRSGMNVETEFEIGEKQNALVVPTVAVVRKAEGTGVYILNDDNKPVFKSIQTGVVVKNQTEVKSGLTGKEKVVLSAPDKSKSQPRGLLPSRNN, encoded by the coding sequence GTGTCAAATTTGTCTATCTCTGCTCCTAATGTTATAAAAAAACTTAAAAATAGTTTATTTATCAAGCTAATAATATATTTCTTGTTGATTGGTACGGGTTTAACTACATTTCGTTTTTTTGTATTGATACCAGCAAGAGAAGCTAGAACTCAATTACCAACTCAAAGCCCGGAAAGACAAGATTTAAAAATTACAATCACAGCTAACGGTAAAATTGAGCCAGAACGTTCGATTAATATTAGCCCGAAAAATGCCGGTGTCATTAAAAGTTTATTAGTTGAAGAAGGTGATACTGCCAAAAAAGGACAAATTATCGCCTATATGGATGATTCTAATTTACAGGGACAACTGACTCAAGCCAAAGCGGGAGTTGCATCTGCACAAGCGAGTTTAGAAAAATTAAAAGCGGGAAATCGTCCTCAAGAAATAGCTCAAGTAAAAGCACAATTAGAAGAAGCACAAGCGAATTTAAGTAAATTAATTGCTGGAAATCGTCCTCAAGAAATCGCTCAAGCAGAAGCAAGATTGAATCGAGCGCAAGTAACGTTAAATCAAACAGAAGCTGAATTAAACCGTTATCAGCAATTATTTAATTCTGGTGCAATTTCTCGACAAAATTTAAGTACCTATCAAACTAATAGAGAAACTGCTTTGACTCAAGTTAAAGAAGCAGAACAGGCTTTAAATCTACTTAAAATCGGCTCTCGTCAGGAAGATATTCAACAAGCAAGAGCAAAGGTTAAACAATTACAAGAATCATACAATTTGATTCAAGCTGGTACAAGAACAGAAGATGTTAATCAAGCACTTGCACAGGTAAATTCAGCTAGAGGTTCTTTGCAAACAATTCTGGCTCAAATTGACGATACAGTAATTCGCGCTCCTTTTGATGGTGTAATAACAAAAATATATTCCAAACCTGGTTCTTTTGTGACTCCAAATACTGCCGGAGGTGTGAGTTCTTCGAGTTTAAACTCTTCAATATTATCTTTAACTGCGAACAATCAATTAGTAGCCAATATCGCAGAATCTAATTTAGCAAAAATTAGTATCGAACAAAAGGTTAATATCAAAACTGATGCTTATCTAAGTGAAGTATTTATTGGTAAAGTATCACAAATCGCAGCACAAGCAACCGTAGAGCAAAACGTAACAAGTTTTGAAGTCACAGCAGAGATTATTTCCTCAAAAAAGAAACTTTTACGTTCGGGTATGAATGTCGAAACTGAATTTGAAATCGGAGAAAAACAGAATGCTTTAGTTGTTCCAACAGTTGCAGTTGTACGCAAAGCGGAGGGAACTGGTGTATATATCTTGAATGATGATAATAAACCTGTATTTAAATCTATTCAAACAGGTGTTGTAGTCAAAAATCAAACAGAAGTTAAATCAGGTTTAACGGGAAAGGAAAAAGTTGTATTATCCGCTCCAGATAAAAGTAAATCTCAGCCAAGAGGCTTATTGCCATCGAGGAATAATTAA